In Candidatus Hydrogenedentota bacterium, the DNA window CGCCAAATTCGCGGGGTCCGGCGGCGCCATTGTCGGCATGTATTACGACGAGGACATGTATGAGCGCCTGCGCGCGGCCATGTCCAGGGCGGGCATCGCGGTGATGAAGCCGCACATCGAAAACTTTTAGGCCGCGCCATGGGAACGCTTTACTTCATCGCCACGCCCATCGGCAACATGGAGGACATCAGCCACCGCGCCCTGCGCGTGCTGGGCGAGGTGGACGCCGTGGCCTGCGAGGACACGCGGGTGACCTGGCGCATTTTCGAGCGCTATGGAATCAAGGCGCCGGCCAACCGTTTCTCCTACCATGACCACAACGAGGAGAACGCCGCGCGCCGGGTGCTGGGTATTCTGGAGGAGGGGAAATCCGTGGCCCTGTGCACCGACGGCGGCTGTCCGGGCATCAGCGACCCCGGCTACCGCATCGCCGCGCTCTGCCACGAGTCCGGCCACCGCATCGAGGTGATACCCGGTCCCAGCGCCGTGACCACGGCTTTGCTGGCCTCCGGCCTGTCCACCTCCAGCTTCACGTTCAAGGGGTTTCCGCCCCGGAAATCCGGGCAGCGCCGCCGCTTCTTCGAGATGGACCGGGAGCTTCCCCACACGCTGGTGGTTTTCGAGTCGCCTTTCCGCGTGGGCGCCTGCCTGGCCGACGCCCATGCGGCGCTGGGCAACCGGCTCGCCGCCGTCTGCATCGAGCTTACCAAGAAGTTCGAGTCCGTCCACCGGGGCCATCTGGCGGAGCTGGCCGCCGCCTTCAAGGACCGGCAAATCAAGGGCGAGGTGACCCTCGTCATCGCGGGAAACAACCCCAAGTTTCTGGGGGAGGATGAGGACGCGGACGGGGACGACGCTTAAGGCCCAAATGCCGGGGTCATGCTGACGGGTCAATCACCCGCAGTTTCTTGAAATGCTTCCGGCAGAAACCCCGGTCCCGCGTGAGCAGCCGGTCGCACTGGCACTGCGCGTGTGCCGCGATCAGAAAGTCGGCGATGACGCGCGTGCGGTCGCCGCCCTGACGGCGGTACTGCCGCCACATCCCCCCGGCAAGCACGGCGGAGTCCCGCTCCATGGGCAGAAAATCAAGCCCCAGCAGGCCGGCGGCCTCCTCGAAGGCCTTCGTGGACGGGAAGACGGCGGCGAGTTCCGCGCAGACCACGTCGCACATCACAATCCGCCCCTCCTGAACACAGCGCCGGAGCGCGCCCGCGGAAACAGCCCCGAACCGGGGATCATTTCGGAACACGTCAATCAGCACGCTTGTGTCCACGGCGGTGATCATGCCTCGCCCCTCAGGTCCGCCAGAATCTCATCCGTGGGGCGGTCAAGTTCGAGGCAGCCCAGCACGCGGGTCACCGGGTCCTCCTGCGGCGCCTTGCACGCGACCAGGCGCCCGTTTTCCTCGTGAAACTCAAGCACCGTCCTCGGCGCGATTCCAAGACGGTCGCGGAGTGCTTTTGGGATGGTCACCTGGCCCCTGTCGGCAACGACGGCCTTCATTGGCGGCTCCTTTATTGCATACAGTAACTGTCTGATGGTATCACCGTGTCTTTACGTGCAACACTATGATAATCGTAAGTGCTTATGTATAAATGCCTTATTCCCCCTTTGAAGGGGGTGGCGCTTTAGCGCCGGGGGATGTCATTTGCTCTTGGGGGACACGCTGTCCGCAGAAAAGAACATCCCCCGGCCCTGAAGGGCCACTCCACTCAAGGGGGGACCGGGACCAGCCTCTTATCCGCCCTGAAGACAAATCCATACATAGTACTAATGGATACATACTTAATAATACCAGATTATTTGCGGGACGGTCAACGCCTGGGGCTCTCTTTTGCGTCCCACCGCGCGGATGAAATATAATATCCCCCAGATTTTGTTACCCCCTCCAATTCGGCTCCACATCTTGCGGGGCCACAACTGCATCCGGCGTTTTCACCCGTCACGGACCGAAAAGGGCACGGCTCCATCCGGGACGGGTGTTTGTCCAGGAAGAAAGAAGGAAGACATGTACAACGGATATCCGTTTGACGGCGGCACCCTGATGCTGTACGCCCTGTTGCGGCAGCAGATGGGCAACGGCATCCTGCCGGAACTGCGCCCCGTCGGCGAGCGCGGCCAGACGCGCAGGGCGGTGGTGAAAGCCGTCCGCGCCCTGCTGCGCCACGCCCGCAGAATGCTGCGCGGCGGCCACCTGCCCAATCCGCACCCCGAAGCGGGCTGAACCGGCCCAATCGGCCGGATTCTGCCCACTCCCCCACTCCGTCCACTTCGTCAACCCTGTCCACTCAGACGTAACTGATCTCCGGCACCGCCAGGGCGAAGGCCAGCACGTCCACCCGCTTTGCGCCCGCTTTTTTCATCATGCGGGCGCATTCGGTGACGGTGCCACGGGTGGTGACCACATCATCCACGAGCAGCACGGTTTTGCCCTTGAGGCTGTCGCCCATCACGGCGAAGGCGCCCCGGACATTGGCGGCGCGCTCCTGGGTTTTGAGGCGGCTCTGCGCGAGGGTGGGCCGGATGCGCTTCAGGGACTCGTCCACAACGGCGCGGGGAAAGGCCCCCAGCGCGGCCTCCGCCAGCAGCAGGGACTGGTTGAAACCGCGCTGGCGCAGGCGCACGCGGTGCAGGGGCACGGGGACCAGCGCGTCGTAGAGGTCCGGGTCCATGCGGTCCGCCGCGCACGCGCAAAGGGCGTCGCCCATGGGCCGGGCCAGCAGTTGCCGCCCGCCGAATTTGCACAGTTTCACCGCGTCCGCGACCACCCCGTCATAGCGCGCCGCCGCAAAGACCCGGCCGATGTGGCGGTCGGGCTTTTCCCGGCAGTCCGCGCAGGGATAATGCTCCGGGGCGTTGCCCAGGGCGATCATGCGCTCGTGGGGGCGTCCGCAGTGGGTGCAGCAGGGCGGCTCAATCCACGGCGCGCGCGCCCAGCAGCCGGGGCAGAAAAAGCCGTTCTCCTCCGTGAGGATGCGACCGCCGCAGGCCTTACAGTGCACGGGCAGGAAGAAATTGCGCAGGACGAGCGCCCACTCGGAACGCCGGGGGGTGTCAGACAGTCCCGCCGGTTCCATACAGCCGCACCGCGTTGTTGTGGAGGAGCTCCGCCGCCAGGACCGCCAGGTCATCCTCCCCGAGGCCCAGGCTTCTGGACTGCTCCCAGAGCGTCTCCGCCAGCAGACTCCGCATGATGACGGAGGACCCGGCGGCCATCTCGATGCTGGTGGCGTCGTGGGAGAGCATGATTTTGTTGGACGGGACATAGCCCAGCCATTCGCGGAGGGAACGGCGCAGGAATTCGGGGTTCAGGATGGGCTGCCAGCAGGGGTCAAGGTGGACGTTGGGCAACTGTTTCGCCAGATGCGCCGACTCGGAGACAAAGGGCCAGCAGTGGAGCAGCACCAGGGACATGCCGGGGTATTGGCGCGCCAGCGCCTCCAGCGGCAAAGGCGAGGACTGGCTGAGGTTGTTGGTGCCGACATGGCATTGGAAGGGCCACCGGCGGACATGGGCGTGTTTGCAGCACTCGTGCATGACCCAATCCTCAAACGCGCGCCGTTCCCCGTCATCGAGGTCTCCCCGGAACCGCACCTCGCTGTCAGAGCGGGGCGCGAAGTCCAGTGAGCGCCCATAGGCCTGCAACTGCTTGATGCCCGTGGTTCCGTTGTCGGCGGCCAAAGCCATGATTTTCACGATGAAGTCCCGCCACGATGCGGCGTCCACCGGGTCCACGCCGACGTCTTTCGCGAGCGCGTCCCGCTGGGGCGATTTGTCCTGCCACATATTTAGCAGCGGGTCCACCCGCAGGATCGTCCGGGTAAACGCCAGTTCCGCCTTTGCGGCGGGCGTGTCCTGTCCATGAAGGTAGAACCCGGGATGCACGGGCCGGATGAGCCCGCTGACA includes these proteins:
- the rsmI gene encoding 16S rRNA (cytidine(1402)-2'-O)-methyltransferase → MGTLYFIATPIGNMEDISHRALRVLGEVDAVACEDTRVTWRIFERYGIKAPANRFSYHDHNEENAARRVLGILEEGKSVALCTDGGCPGISDPGYRIAALCHESGHRIEVIPGPSAVTTALLASGLSTSSFTFKGFPPRKSGQRRRFFEMDRELPHTLVVFESPFRVGACLADAHAALGNRLAAVCIELTKKFESVHRGHLAELAAAFKDRQIKGEVTLVIAGNNPKFLGEDEDADGDDA
- a CDS encoding AbrB/MazE/SpoVT family DNA-binding domain-containing protein yields the protein MKAVVADRGQVTIPKALRDRLGIAPRTVLEFHEENGRLVACKAPQEDPVTRVLGCLELDRPTDEILADLRGEA
- a CDS encoding ComF family protein, with the translated sequence MEPAGLSDTPRRSEWALVLRNFFLPVHCKACGGRILTEENGFFCPGCWARAPWIEPPCCTHCGRPHERMIALGNAPEHYPCADCREKPDRHIGRVFAAARYDGVVADAVKLCKFGGRQLLARPMGDALCACAADRMDPDLYDALVPVPLHRVRLRQRGFNQSLLLAEAALGAFPRAVVDESLKRIRPTLAQSRLKTQERAANVRGAFAVMGDSLKGKTVLLVDDVVTTRGTVTECARMMKKAGAKRVDVLAFALAVPEISYV
- a CDS encoding type II toxin-antitoxin system VapC family toxin; protein product: MITAVDTSVLIDVFRNDPRFGAVSAGALRRCVQEGRIVMCDVVCAELAAVFPSTKAFEEAAGLLGLDFLPMERDSAVLAGGMWRQYRRQGGDRTRVIADFLIAAHAQCQCDRLLTRDRGFCRKHFKKLRVIDPSA